The DNA window gggccccggggggcggcggcggctgacGCAGCCCTGTCCCCCGCCCACCGCAGGTACATGTGCTCCCTGTCCTTCTTCCACTACTCCGAGTACCTGGTGACGGCCATCAACAACCCGCGCAGCCTCTCGCTGGACTCCTTCCTCCTCAACCACAGCTTCGAGTACAACCTGGCCGCCTTCTCCTCCTGGGTGGAGTTCACCCTGGAGAAGTTCGCCTGCCCCGGTCAGTGGCCCTTCCCGGCTCGTCCTGGCTTTGGATGAGCTCGTAGCGCGTCAGTCGGTGGGCGATCGCGGCCCAGCTGAGAGGAACCCGCCGGTTGGCGaacggcggccgcggcgcgcggctCCACCGCGCTTagcccgccggggccgggtgGTCCGAGGGAGGAGGGGCTGGCGCTGCGCGTTGACCTTCCCGCGTCCAAAGCCTCGTGTCTTTTACACGCCCCAAACTCGTGTCGGCCTCGCTCCAGCGTGCCCGTGAGCCTTTGCTGTTTAGCGCACGTTGGGGTCTGTTGAGGCTCGGCTCTTGGCCACATTTGTGGTACGAATAATGATGCTTAAATCgcgttaggattttttttcctttgccttgaaATTAATACGTAAAAGCTATTGCGGTTCTCCAAATCTGTTTTCTGGGAGGGAAGAAGTTCTCATTCCCCATCGCAGCATCAAGGGCTGTTTTAACTAAATGGGAATTTAGGTGGTGGTTTTTTATATGAGCGCGCTAGCTTTGCTTTCTCAAGCCACGTAAAACTGGGTTCTGCCTCGGGGCTGGGCTTCCTCCAGAGCAGTCCAGCAGGAAGGCTTAGAGGCACTGCTGCTTATTTGGCTCAGGTGGAGAGCGAGCGGGAGCAACCCTTTCTCGTTGCGGAACAGTAACGCGTTGAACACAAACGGTGTTTTATACGCTGCCTCGTTTTACGATAACAAAGAAGCCCCCGTGACCCTGGTGCTGGCAGAGCTCGCGCCTGCCCGCCCTCGGGGTCTGCGCCGGGCGGCCCCCCGGTTAAGGCAGAGTGCGGGAGGCCCGTGCTTGCCCTGCCCCCAGCGTCTCGCCCTCAGCTCTTACCCTTTTTACCTGCAATGAAAGAGTAATCTGTTAAAACCTGTTGTGACTGGTACTTATTCACTTGCAGAAATGAAGCAGATCACCTGGCTCAGTACTGTAGGGTTGTTGATGGTGGTCTTTGGGGAATGTCTGAGGAAAGCGGCCATGCTCACAGCTGGCTCCAACTTCAACCATATTGTTCAGAATGAGAAATCGGATACTCATACTTTGGTGACAAGTGGGGTGTATGGGTGGTTCCGACACCCGTCTTACGTGGGATGGTTTTACTGGAGTATTGGAACACAGGTATTGTATACGACGCGCTTAGACGTTTTGACCTTATAATCTAGTTGTTTCTTTATGCTGCCCAGACCTGTATGTGATGTAAGGCGCAGACTGTCAGCCGCAGGGATCCCCGCTGTGGATTTTGACACGTTCTGTCTTCCACCAGCACGCTTGTAGCTGGGAGTCCCGAAACCGCTGGCTCTGACCTGCACCCTGTGTGATGTTTGGGAAGACCACATCACCCTAATTTTCTCTATGGCATGAGCAGAGGCACCGGAGCCTGGGTTTGAGCTGGAACGCTTTCAGAGGTTCAAGGCGTGATCTGCTGCTAGCCATGGGACCTCAAAGCTTCCAGGGTGTGTCCAGAGTTCCCGTTCGTCCTTACTGCCAAAATGTCTTCCAGTAAGCGATCGGACTCGACCTTATTCTTATCAGATATCAGTGTTGTGCAGGACTGCCAAACACCACTAACTTTAAGAGTACGTGAGACCCTGGACAGATAACCACAGGGTCCGCTTGAAGCCGACGACGGTAAAGTTGTAACTCTGCGTGCACTGCCTTAGTTAAGCTGTTCTGGCGGTCGAGTGGGTGTTGGCCTTTGGTTTTGGGttgtttgtgttttggttttgtttctcctttttgagAGGTACCATAAATACTGCATGCGAAGCAGCACAGCTGCGTAAAGATGTAAGCCCCCACGTGTCCTCTTTAGAACCAGTCCGCTCTTTGTAGTTGGGGTGACGAGTAGATACGCGCCTGCAAACTGCTTTCTTAAGTACTAATGTCACGATAGAATGAAATTCTGCAAAAGGTGTTGGGATTTTTTGCTTTCTCGGAGAGTTCTTAGACCTTCTGGCAATTTACTTTTAATGAAACTTCACTTGCACAttgagggtggagggaagcatcAGTTTCCCGGGGAGTCTGGAGTTTTGCAGGCCCAGTCAGACTGTAACTGCTCGTGTCTCTCTGCAGGTGTTGCTCTGCAACCCCATCTGCGTGGTCGGCTACACGTTGGCATCCTGGCGCTTCTTCAGGGAGCGGATCGAGGAGGAGGAGATCACGCTCATTCACTTTTTCGGAGAAGAGTACCTGGAGTACAAAAGGAAGGTGCCCTCAGGTCTCCCTTTTATTAGCGGAGTTAAAGTGGAACTGTAACACGTGCACACCTAGACTGAGCAAACATCTGCCTCCAAGCGTCGCGGGGCGAGGAACTATGCATAGTACTGGCTCTGACAGCAGCCTGTTTAGCTTTCCTGGCCATCCGCTAGAAGCTCCTTAAGGGCTAAAGAGCTGGACGGCCTTCTGGGTCACTAGAAGATCAGCAGCTTGTTCATCCTTGCCGAGATAAGAGTACTTCGTATGCACATTCAGGGATCTTCTGGATAATTTAGCCTATAGCGATCCTCAAAAGAAACGAGTCACTCTGcctacaacaactgaattgtACTGAAACTTGGTCTGACGGATTCTTTTGGAGAATGAGCTTTGCACTTCTGTCGTTGCACTGGAAAGGTGCTAGTTGGAAGATTGTTTCTATGGCATAGcttaattttaaagctttttgagCTCACAAGCTAGACAGCACAGCTTTAATCTTTTTAGATCCGATTCTGCAAGCCCTAGTCTGACGCCACTGCGCTCAGCGGACTAGCTTTGTGCTCGGACAGCTTGCAGGCGCAGGCCTTTATCCTTGTCTCTTCGAATGCATGGGTCTACGTATCGTTTTGGATAAGTGCTTGCCAGAAAGCTGGCAGCGCGACACAAATCGTTTTCCCCCAGTCGCTGTGTCAATAGGGAGCCTTTGCAGCACTCGCGATGCTTCTGAATTGCAAGCATCTCTATTAAACGTAGCAAAAGCGTAAGCGAGGTCTCGTATTCCTCGGCTGGTGCCGCGAACTCGAGAGTCGTTTCAGCTGCCAGTTCCCCGAGTCTCCTTGCCAGGTCCGTTCCGTCGGTACAGGCCGCGTTCTTACCGGACTGGCTTCCAAATCACGCCGCTTCCTATCCCGTCGGGGATCGTTACTAGTCGAGTCTCTGTCTCGCAGAGATCCCAAGatttttggtttggcttttgttttccagATCTTGGAAAGTCGGAAAAAGGACTGTAGCTGTCAAGCTTGCAAAGAGCTTTAGCACTTAAGATCCTTGCCTAGTTTTGAATTAAACCTGGGACTGTTTGTGTGAGTAGGACGTGCTGCTAGGGAAGTTCTCTAGAGAAGAAAAGTTTGGCTTGCTAACTCTGTTTTAAACGTAACCATTTTGGAAATGGTTCCTATTCAAGTTTTGCGGTATAACTTCTTCTGTTATTATATACCAAAGAGGTTCACTGTTTTCTTGGGTTTTACATAATTCTTCCTTGCTGGGACGGAAGTTCTGCTGCTCATCAGTATACGCTTTGGGCTTGCAGTATTCCCTAACGAAGGTACTGTAGTACAGCTCAGGAACAAGGGCACTGCTGGAAatagtggttttttgtttttaaagaaaaaaggaaagaaaaaattgccAACTTCTGTCTGGTTGTCATTGGAGATCTCTTGAGGTGGTGGTAACAGCATCGAGATTAGAATTCTTCATTTTATAACTCCCAGCGGGTTTTCAGTACACTTCAGTATTAAATTGAAGTATGACCCTGACTTTCAATAACCTGTGGAACTGCATAGCCAGAGAAATAGGGGCAAATTCTTAATTCTCCACTCGCTTAACCTACGTGAAATCCTTCCTTCCCCAGGTTATGCTTTGTATTACAGAGTGCTTTCTGCGTTGAACATCAGCTTACAACATTCGCTGATAACTTTGTCTTCTACTGAATATGTTTTTAGCTtggaagaaaagaatatgaaaatataaCAACCGGATAGCGTTGATTTCTCTGCATAGTTATTTGTAAGCTCACGGTCAGACTTTTCTTTGCAATAGAGGTGCCTCCGATATACTTCTCCAAGGAAACTGTAACTTTCGCTCTTATAGCCAACATACCTCAGATGTCTCAGACAAGTGAGTTTTGAActcagttaaaaatattttttgtacgTCTTAAAATGTATCTTCTGTGAACTTGCATAAATGTACTTTGAAACAAAAACGATTATCACTTGGATTTGACATAAGTTAACAGCAGAAATTGTTTTTTAGTCTCAGATTGTTCTTTGTAGTAAACCGAAATGTGGCACAAGCTGCAGAATTTGTCTCCCAAGTAGTGGAAAACGTTTTAGGGAGTTAGTTCACTACGCTAAGAAGCTAGTTTTGTCCCGTCATTTGAGTGAGacaccacatgtttgagtatttGATTGCAGCTAGACCTGTTGATGCTACGTTAGTCTTATTTTAAGAGCTTTAAGCTGACGTCACGTTTCCCGTGGTGCTCCTGGAGATGTCTCATCAGGAAGAGTGGTCTCCGCTCCGCGCAGCCGGTTACGGCCGCGAGCCCCTCGCAGGCGGCTGCCGGACGAAAGCTGGTGAGGTTCTCGGTGGCTGCAGGGCCGGCTCCCGCAGCCGGGCTCTCCGCCCTCGGGCCCCTCTGGCCTCCGTTCCCTGCCGGCCGTGAGGCAGGTGGTGCGGGGGAAAGCAGGGTGACTGGGCGCTGGACTGAAACTCCTGTTAGATCTTCAGCACCTACCTGCTTCAGTCCTTTTCTTTACTTAGTTTGAAAGAGTGTGTGAGAAATTCTGCCATGGTTTGATACTCAGTCATACAGGTCAAAGATCCCGTAACTTGTTTTTTGGAAGACGCATCGTGTCGCGTGCTTAGGATGGCTGTCTACACGTGGATATTTTGAGTATCACGAGTATTTTTTAGGTAGCGATTGCTGTTTCTGAAGCGTGGAGTTGGATGCCAGTGGTTCTCTTCCGGCTCTCAGTAGATAACGGGCGTCAGCGTGGAGATAGGATGCTCCCAGTTACGGCGGGGAGGGCTTTCGGGCTGCGTCGCGGCGGTGCTGAATCGTGCCTACTAAACCTCAGGTCCCGTGGAATACATCTGCTAGTCGTCAGGGCGCGTGCCGTCCCGGTGGGAAcgcttccttttctccctcttttccttaAAACGAAACTTGGCTCGCCGCGTTGACGAGACGAGCGGTAGCTGTAGCGCGCGGGGCAGGGGAGCAGCGCTTGCCGAAAGCGCGGCTCTGCTCTGGCGCGTTGGCAGCGCCCCGAAGCAGCTCTTTGTGTTAACGCTAACTCTTACCCAGGTCGGAGCTCGTCCGGCAGTAGGGTTTGTCCAAGGCAAGGTGtgttgaaacagaaaaatgggaaaaacttCCTCATCTATAGCAAAGCTTCGAGGCTCACTTGGTGCTCTATGAACCTTTGCCCTGAGTCAGGCTGGCTAGCAGTTATGTTCCACAAgcagtcttttttattttatcttatttaattTTACTGAGAGTCCTGTGACTTGAGTGTCTGGAATCTTAGGAGAAAGGAGCTCACCAGACCAGAGGAAGGTGtctgaatttttaatgaaaatctaaATCGAGTAGTTAAAATAAACACTACgcttctgtgctgcagcagctcatAGTTTTCTAAATAGCATAAATGTTAAAAGGAATAGAGAACCTCTTTCTGTTACTGCACTTTAAGTTTTTGATTCTGCTCCCCGTTAGCAACTCAGAAGACATTCTGCAACCCTCGTGTGAAATCCTGGCTTTAGCGCGCACATAATTCCTCCTGCCCCGTGTTTGCAAACTTAATGTGTTTGCTGAGAGCGGCTGGAACGCCCGGGACTGACGGGCCTGTTTCTCTTGTCCTGAGCTGCTGAACAGGGAGAGGGACCAAATCACGCCGTTTTATCTCATCGTTAACACACGAGACAGGGGTATTAAGTAAATCATGTTTTTGGAGAAAGTAATTCCTAAGCCAGGGTTTTGGAGAAAGTAATTCCTAAGCCAGGGTTTTGATACGTGTTACACTTCAGAACATTAGCTGaattctctgttttttctctctcctcgTGGCACAAAATGAGAGTTCTTAGACAATCGGTGCATAGCTTTTATTTGCAAACGAGCAATTGCCACCTGCCGCACGACCGTGCGGTTGCGAGCAGCCTCTAATCTAGCCCCTTCTCACTTGGTAAATCTGCTTTAGATTTGCAGTCTGATGGGGAAGTCGCTTCTTGCAGGCGTCCCTGTTGGAGCAGGAGGCCGTTAGCTCAACAGCTGAGATAGGAAATTGCGttgaaaaaatgaatgttttactACGAGGACTCCGCATCTGTTTGGAGTCGGGCGTGAGAACAGCCTGCTCGAGGCCAAGTACGTATTAGTACTTCTTTTTACGTGAAGAAATACTCAATATgtctcagcttttcttttgcagatgTTGAGCAtacttttcatttcttaaataaagatatCCTTGATGAGAATAATCTGCATTCATGTGCTGATTGTGAAGTGTCCGGTTTCTCAGCTGCCGGCCGGCGGGAGCTGCTGCGTGTGCGCTCGTCACCCGTCACCCCCGAGTCCCCAGCTCGCGGGAGCTGTGCCGGCCCGCGTCTGGTGCTCGGCAGCAGGAAGCGGCTCCCTCTCTTCACGCTGCAGCGTGCAACCCATTTACTTAACCTTCTCCTGCGTTCGGCAAGAAAGCGGCGCTCTGCTAACGCTTACGGGGGTAACAGAGACCCCGCTTGAACTCAACGCGCAAGCACGAGCCTGTAACTCTATAGACTGTTTTGTCAAAAATTGAACTTTAAAAATTCTGCTTCTTTGCATGCCAGCGAGTGGGTCGCTTACAACCGACGTGAGCGTTACCCTGTGCGTGCCTGAGAAGCTCCTCGCTAAATACACTCTGGTTAGCTAGCGTTTACCTACAGTGAACACAGCAATTGGACTCTCGGGGCATTTGGCTTTTTTAAGTTGCAAACTCCTTCCGGGCGGCGCCGTCCGCTCCGCTTTTCTGCTTGCTCCTGTAATAGTCCTTGTTCTTCAGGAGCGGGTCTTcggcggcggcgctgcctgcTCGGCCGTCCCCTTTGCTCTCCGGAGCCTTCGCGCCGCCCTCCTCGCCGCCGCCTGCCGCCTCGCTCCTGCGGGGGAAGAGGCGCCGTGGCCGGGCGGTGCCGAGGGCCCGGTGACCCCGCTGTTCCCGCAAGCGGCCCTTCCCGGAGGGGAAGCTCTCccggaggccggggccgcgctggaAGCCGGAGGCGGCCGGGCACGGGGACGCTGGCGCCTCGCCTACCTGTGCGCGGCCTCGCCGGGCGCCGGGCCCTCGTCGCAGACCCGGAGCAGCGTCTCGGCCCGCTCGTCCCTGGGCTCCCGGCACTCCTGCAACCTGCGGCGAGACGGCGCGCGAGCGGCAGCGCTGCCcaccccccccgcggccccccggcccccccggccagCGCCGCCGCTTTACCTGGGCTCCAGGCGCTCCTTCACCTTGGCGATGGAGCGGACGTAGGGCGCGATCTGCCTGGTGATGGTGGTCAGGTAGCTGTTCTcctgccggagctgcagcaggtcgtggagctgggctggggggaaGAAAGCGCGCTGCCGGCGAGCGCCCGCGGGGCCCGGAGACCCCCGCACCCCGGGCGAGCGggcggccggccgcgccgccggtaCCTTCATAGATCTCCTGCTCGTTGGCCACCCGCTGGTACGTCTCTTCCCAAATCTGCAACGAGACCGGGCGGCGCGTTGGGGTCCCGGGGGCTCGgcgagccggggcgcggggggggcgcgtgCCGCCGCCGCACCTCCTCGAAGACGCTGCGCATCATCTCCACGGAGGAGTAGTGGGCGGCGATCTGCACGTCCATCTGCAGCGACTTCTGCAGGATCTCGCTCATGATCTCCGTCTTGATGAGGGAGTGGTGCTTGGTGAGGTCGCGGTGCAGCTCCTGCACCTGGTCCTTCAGGCTCTGGATCTCGGCCTGCAGCGCCTGCGCGACGCGGGGCACCGGCGAGTCCGCGCGAGCCGCCGCGGGCAggggcgggagccggggggctgcggcggaggctccccggcgcggcggcctTACCCGGTAGGTGCTCTCGTAGCTGCGGCAGTGCTGGGTGAAGGGCGAGTCGCCGCCCTCGGCCAGCAGCACCTTGGTGCTGATGTAGCGGTGCAGGCTGGGCTTGCGCACCACCGAGCTGCTGGCCATGCCCTCGCCGGCGGCCGGCCGGCCCGGCACCAGCAGCGTCTTGGAGCAGGGGCTGCCGGCGATCCTGCGGCGGAGCGAGGGCCGGCGCCAGTGACGCCCTGCGCCGGCAGCGCCCCGTGCACGTGCTGCCCGGCCGCCCTGCGCCCCGTCCTCCTCCCTCTGCGCCCTGGTCCCCCGAGCGCCGCGGGAAGATGCCGCCGCGGGAAGATGCCGCCGCGGGAAGATGCCCCCGCGGGAAGATGCCCCCGCGCCCTCCCTCCCTCGGGCGACCCGGGTTTGCAGAAGCGGCCGTGCcgtcccggcagccccgcgcccccggcccggccgcgacCCTACCGtgcggcgcccggcggcagcccTCCCCGTGCCGGCGCGGTGCAGCGGGGCgcgcggagcccggccgcggcaccggcccggcgcggccgcttctgccctctgcatggcgcggccggcagcgcctggcggggccgcgcgcgctgACATCAAGGGGCCTAAATATATCCCCGGcgagggcaggggccggggcacTTCTCTGAAATTCTGATAAAAAtagtgaggggcggcggggcggcgggggcggcgcgggctgcgGGCTGCTGCCGGGGTGccgggcgccccgctgccccccgcgcgctgccccccgcgcgcCGTCCCGCTTCCCGGAACTGTCACTTGACGCCCCGGTGCCTGTTGTTAATCAGCACAGCTGTGCTCAGCGCTGTCCCCGGGCCACCTCCAAGGGGACAGGCTCAAGGGCAGCGCCGGGGACGAGGCTGGCGTGCCGGCGGGGCGCAGCGAGGTGGGGGGCAGGCTGCGCGGAGGGGTGCCTGATGGGATGCGTGGCGGGGTGCGCGGGGGCTGCAAAGCGGGGTGCACGGCGGGGTGCACGCTGCCCTCGCTGCAGCCGAGCCCGTGCCGGGCTGGCAGAGGGGTCTGAGCCGCAGCGGTGCCGGTGCCGAGCGGGGCCAGGCGGGGGGCCAGGGCGCCTCACATGTTTGCGGCGGCGATGCCGGGCCCGATGGCCCCGGCGCTGCCCACCACGGAGCGGCGAGGCGTCAGCGTCAGCAGCGGCTCCAGGCAGCGGGCGAACTCGGCCCGGTACTCGGTGCTGATCTGCGGGCGAGAGGGaggcgagcggcgcggcggctcgGCACGCGGCCGGCCACCGGTgcccgggagcgccgcggggaaGGGGGTgcccgtgccgtgccgtgctgcattGCACCGTGCTGCATTGCACCGTGCCGCACCGTGCCGTGCTGCATTGCACCGTGCCACACCATGCTGCACCATGCCGTGCTGCACGGTGCTGCATTGCACCGCGCCGTGCTGCATTGCACCGTGCTGCACCGCACCGTGCCGCACCccgctgcaccgtgccgtgctgcgTGGTGCTGCACGGTGCTGCACGGtgcccgggcgccgggcgggctCTACCTTGCTGGTCTGCGCAGGTCTCAGGCGATGCGGCAGCTTGACGATCTTCTGCAGCCGCTCCATGAGTTGCTGCAAGGGAGCGGCCGGTGGGCGTCACGTCACgtcgcggcacggcgcggcgcggcacagggatccggcggccgccccccggccccactcACGTAGCCCAGGTCGAGGAACTCGGCTTTGTTGGCGGAGCTCAGGAAGGCCGAGCAGGTGACGAGGTGGAcctgcgccccgcggccgcgtcaggggggtggcggtggcggtgccggcgccgcggcccccctgGCCCGCCCGGCCGCCCTACCTGCAGCGTGGGCAGCAGGGCGGCGAGGTGGGCCAGCTGCTCCCGGAACGCCTTCTCCTTCTCCTCGTGCTGGCTGCGGCGCAGCGGGGCGGCACGGCGTCGGCGTGGCATCGGCGGGgtcccgcgccggcccccccgcgcccggcccccgcccggcccctcaCCTCCGCACCGCCTTCAGCAGCGCCTGCCTCCGCTCCGCCAGCTTCTCCTGCCGGCGGCACAGCCCGTGGGTGCCgctgcctgggtgcctggggcCGGCGCCCCGCTCGTCCCGGGCGCCCCGCTCGTGCCGGGCACCCGGGCCGTGCCGGACGCACCTGCATGCTGCTGAAGAGGGAGCTGATGGCCGTCTCCTCCTCGCTGGCACTGTTGCGCACCTCCTCCACCATGGCCTTGAGCAGGACGATGGCCTCGCGCGTGGCCGTCTGCAGCTCCTTGACGGCctgggcagggcgggcgggcggctgcaggGCACCGCGGCGGCGATGGTGgcaccggcccccccggcgcccgccccgccgcccccgcaccATGACGGCCTGGTCGAGCTTCTCGCAGCCCTGCACGTACGCCGTCTCGATGTCGATGCAGTGCGCGCGGCTCTCCCTGCGCGGCACAGGcgtgagcgcggcggcggcaccgcggcggcaccgcgccggcggcaccgcggcggctccTACCCCTGCATGTCGCGGAAGCAGTTGATGCAGAGCATGGACTTCTTCTCGGTGGAGAACATGATGTAGGGCTCCTCGTGCAGCGCTGCAGGGGAGGCGGCGGGTgaggcggccccgcgccgcgccgtgccgtgccgcgccgtgccgcgccgtgccgtgccgcgctgcTCCGTGCCGCCCGGCCGCCACTCACGGCACTTCTTGTGGATGTCCTTGGTGCGCTTGGCCAGGGCGACGATGTCGTGCCGGGCGAACATCCTGGCGCGGTGCGTCTCCTCGCGGCACGGGGCGCACAGCGGCTGGCTGCACGTGTTGCAGAAGTACATGGCGTCCCGCTCCTGGGGGGCAGAGCGCGGCgtcgcggcggccccggcggccccccgaccccccccccccccccgtgccggcGCGCTCACCGCCTTGGCGCAGCGCAGGTCGCAGTTGGCGCATTGCGCCGCCTCCTCGCCCTCGGCCGAGCCGTCCACCAGGAACTGCAGCAGCCGGTCCACGGGGGGAAGCCCGCTGCCGCCCTTCACCACCGACCGGTGCCTGCGGGCGCGCGtcagcccccgccgccctgccggggccggggccggggggccggcagcccccggggcggcaCAGCCCGCGCGCCGAGGGGCCGCAccccgcgccgagccgccgccgcccgccctgccgcACACGCGTGTTTGCcctgcatgcacacgcatgcacacgcatgcacgcatGCATGCTGTTCAGATGTTTGTGCGCATGTTCAGACGCTCGCACCTGCATGCACACGCCCGCACGTGCGTGCAGAGCCTCGCCCGCACGCGCTCGCACGCGCCCGCGTGCCcctcggcggccccggcgccccgaggcCGCCCGGCACGCGCtgcccgcgcggggcccggccttACCCGCAGAGGGGGCAGGCGAGGCGGCCgtcggcggcgcggccccgcaggCAGCCGGCGCAGAAGTTGTGGTAGCAGtcgagcaggcagggctgctggTAGGGCTCGCGGCAGAGCAGGCACACGAGCGGGTGGCAGCCGCCCGCCTCCAGCGCCCCGCAGCTCCCCGGCGGCGAGAAGATGCTCCCGGCCATCTGCGGGCACAGGGACGGGCAGCGGTGGCACCCGGTGCCGGGGAGCCGTGCAACCCGCCGCGGAGCCGTGCAACCTGCCGCGGAGCCGTGCAACCCGCCGCGGAGCCGTGCAACCCGCCACAGAGCCGTGCAACCCGCCGCGGAGCTGCACAGGCCGCCGAGCCGCTATTTTTAGGCCATGAGCCGCGCGGCCTCCCAAATCCCCCTCGCCCGCTGCAGCTGCCgctgctgcctggtgctgcccCCCGGCATGGGGCACCGCTGGCACAGGGCACCCCCAGGccgcccggtgccggtgccggtgcgggTGGCTGTACCTCGCGCCCGTGGCCCGCGTCGGGCCGGGTCGGCGGCGCCGCTGGAATGGGAGCAATGCGGGCGGCGCCGGCCCAGGGGCGCCCgt is part of the Dromaius novaehollandiae isolate bDroNov1 chromosome 24, bDroNov1.hap1, whole genome shotgun sequence genome and encodes:
- the ICMT gene encoding protein-S-isoprenylcysteine O-methyltransferase, which gives rise to MAAAGRRWRLGREARASLVAFLLGASVAALPVLLAGPPALLAAPGLRGRLALALHVAAVNAALLLLYRPPLYKIAIRACFLGFVFGCGLLLSAGRSAWRHFGWYMCSLSFFHYSEYLVTAINNPRSLSLDSFLLNHSFEYNLAAFSSWVEFTLEKFACPEMKQITWLSTVGLLMVVFGECLRKAAMLTAGSNFNHIVQNEKSDTHTLVTSGVYGWFRHPSYVGWFYWSIGTQVLLCNPICVVGYTLASWRFFRERIEEEEITLIHFFGEEYLEYKRKVPSGLPFISGVKVEL
- the RNF207 gene encoding RING finger protein 207 encodes the protein MAGSIFSPPGSCGALEAGGCHPLVCLLCREPYQQPCLLDCYHNFCAGCLRGRAADGRLACPLCGHRSVVKGGSGLPPVDRLLQFLVDGSAEGEEAAQCANCDLRCAKAERDAMYFCNTCSQPLCAPCREETHRARMFARHDIVALAKRTKDIHKKCPLHEEPYIMFSTEKKSMLCINCFRDMQGESRAHCIDIETAYVQGCEKLDQAVMAVKELQTATREAIVLLKAMVEEVRNSASEEETAISSLFSSMQEKLAERRQALLKAVRSQHEEKEKAFREQLAHLAALLPTLQVHLVTCSAFLSSANKAEFLDLGYQLMERLQKIVKLPHRLRPAQTSKISTEYRAEFARCLEPLLTLTPRRSVVGSAGAIGPGIAAANMIAGSPCSKTLLVPGRPAAGEGMASSSVVRKPSLHRYISTKVLLAEGGDSPFTQHCRSYESTYRALQAEIQSLKDQVQELHRDLTKHHSLIKTEIMSEILQKSLQMDVQIAAHYSSVEMMRSVFEEIWEETYQRVANEQEIYEAQLHDLLQLRQENSYLTTITRQIAPYVRSIAKVKERLEPRLQECREPRDERAETLLRVCDEGPAPGEAAHRSEAAGGGEEGGAKAPESKGDGRAGSAAAEDPLLKNKDYYRSKQKSGADGAARKEFAT